One window of Alkaliphilus metalliredigens QYMF genomic DNA carries:
- the hisD gene encoding histidinol dehydrogenase codes for MEVLDFKDIDQQTLLAKLEGRNTLDFREYNEVVQEILDEVNKKGDQALLSYTEKFDGVKLTSGDLLVKPEEFERAYEKVSEDFIKALRVAIENIRAYHSRQRQNSWFISEQQGIFLGQKITSIARVGIYVPGGTAAYPSSVLMNAIPALVAGVKRIAMVTPPLKDGSVNPNVLVAAKELGIEEIYKVGGAQAIGALAFGTDSIPKVNKIVGPGNIYVATAKRLVYGYVDIDMIAGPSEILVIADESANPRYVAADLLSQAEHDTLSSAICITTSRFLAEQIKTELIRQTKELERKEIVEASLKQFGQIIVVETLEEATTLANEIAPEHLELCVAQPFELVQAIENAGSIFLGHFAPESLGDYIAGPNHVLPTSGTAKFYSPLSVDDFIKKSSLLYYDRSALEKVKNEVMILAQVEGLTAHKNAVKVRFEEDEE; via the coding sequence ATGGAAGTTTTAGATTTTAAAGACATAGATCAACAGACTCTATTGGCAAAGCTAGAAGGCAGAAACACCTTGGATTTTAGAGAATATAACGAAGTGGTTCAGGAAATTTTAGATGAGGTGAACAAGAAGGGAGATCAGGCCCTACTGTCATATACGGAAAAATTTGATGGGGTGAAATTAACCAGTGGGGATCTATTAGTGAAGCCTGAAGAATTTGAAAGGGCCTATGAAAAAGTGAGCGAGGATTTTATTAAGGCACTTCGAGTGGCCATTGAAAATATTCGGGCGTACCACAGTCGACAAAGGCAAAATTCTTGGTTTATCTCAGAGCAACAGGGAATTTTTTTAGGGCAAAAGATTACCAGTATTGCCCGGGTTGGCATTTATGTGCCAGGGGGAACCGCAGCTTATCCATCTTCGGTTTTAATGAATGCCATACCAGCCCTGGTAGCTGGCGTTAAAAGAATTGCAATGGTGACGCCACCATTGAAGGATGGATCTGTTAATCCTAACGTTTTAGTGGCAGCCAAGGAACTGGGAATTGAAGAAATTTATAAGGTAGGAGGGGCCCAGGCCATTGGGGCTTTAGCCTTTGGAACAGACAGTATCCCAAAGGTGAATAAAATCGTGGGACCTGGTAATATTTATGTGGCCACAGCCAAGAGATTGGTCTATGGCTATGTAGACATTGATATGATCGCAGGGCCCAGTGAAATTTTAGTGATTGCAGATGAAAGTGCCAATCCAAGATATGTGGCTGCGGATTTACTATCCCAAGCAGAGCATGATACATTGTCTTCAGCTATTTGCATTACCACCAGCAGATTCCTGGCAGAGCAGATCAAGACAGAACTCATCAGACAAACAAAGGAATTAGAGCGGAAAGAGATTGTTGAAGCATCCCTGAAGCAATTTGGTCAAATCATTGTTGTGGAAACACTAGAAGAAGCAACGACTTTGGCTAATGAAATTGCACCAGAGCATTTAGAGCTCTGCGTGGCCCAGCCATTTGAGCTAGTACAGGCAATCGAAAATGCAGGGTCAATTTTTCTAGGACATTTCGCTCCTGAATCCTTGGGAGATTATATAGCTGGACCCAATCATGTGCTTCCCACCAGTGGAACAGCTAAATTCTATTCGCCATTATCTGTAGATGATTTTATTAAGAAATCCAGTTTGCTTTATTATGACCGCAGTGCTTTGGAAAAGGTGAAAAATGAGGTGATGATCCTTGCCCAGGTGGAGGGACTCACAGCACACAAAAATGCAGTGAAGGTGAGGTTTGAAGAAGATGAGGAATGA
- the thrB gene encoding homoserine kinase: MIHVTVPATTANVGPGFDCLGIALSLYNHIEVEEIPEGLVIEVSGVDQDLIEKDEGNLVYQSMLKAFKAIGYQPSGLRIKQYNGIPVARGLGSSAACIVGGVLAANKMCGSPLSQDEMLEIAVEVEGHPDNVAPALLGGVVVSNRYEGKTHYVRALVHEDLKFLTAIPNVPLGTKEARDALPRVVAFEDAVFNVGKSSLLVAALFSGDLEKIKPALQDRLHQSYRAKLMSSLESVFLETEKAHLDSVFLSGAGPTVILLRWQKEGQREIKFRDIIYRMEENWEIQDLKGDNIGAQVLN; encoded by the coding sequence ATGATACATGTGACTGTACCAGCTACCACTGCCAATGTGGGACCTGGATTTGACTGCTTAGGAATTGCTCTTTCTCTATATAATCATATTGAAGTGGAGGAAATACCTGAGGGACTGGTCATAGAAGTAAGTGGTGTGGATCAGGATCTGATTGAAAAAGATGAGGGAAATTTAGTTTATCAAAGCATGTTAAAGGCTTTTAAAGCCATTGGGTACCAACCTTCAGGATTAAGGATCAAGCAGTATAATGGCATTCCTGTGGCCAGAGGATTAGGAAGTAGCGCTGCTTGTATTGTCGGGGGAGTTTTGGCGGCCAACAAAATGTGTGGAAGTCCATTGAGCCAAGATGAAATGCTAGAAATTGCCGTGGAGGTAGAGGGTCACCCGGACAATGTGGCTCCTGCATTACTTGGTGGTGTTGTTGTATCCAATCGGTATGAAGGAAAGACCCATTATGTTAGGGCTCTGGTGCATGAGGATTTGAAGTTTTTAACAGCAATTCCTAATGTGCCTCTCGGTACAAAGGAAGCAAGAGATGCTTTGCCAAGGGTTGTGGCCTTTGAAGATGCTGTGTTTAATGTAGGGAAATCTTCATTGTTAGTGGCGGCTCTGTTTTCAGGAGACCTAGAGAAAATCAAACCAGCCCTACAGGATCGACTACATCAGTCCTATCGCGCTAAGCTCATGAGCTCATTAGAGTCTGTTTTTTTAGAAACAGAAAAAGCCCATTTAGATAGTGTTTTTTTAAGTGGAGCGGGACCAACAGTGATCTTACTGAGATGGCAAAAAGAGGGACAGCGGGAAATAAAGTTTAGAGATATCATTTATCGCATGGAGGAAAATTGGGAAATACAAGATTTAAAAGGAGATAACATAGGTGCCCAGGTATTGAATTAG
- the hisZ gene encoding ATP phosphoribosyltransferase regulatory subunit, translating to MVLEKVFLPEGVQDLLMKDCHHRRLIEGRLMEEWVKQGYMEVSSPTLEYYDLFRQGEQMLRGNKMFKLIDAKGDLLVLRPDGTLPIARMVATKMKDMVYPLKICYIQDIFRLDQEQAGKQREFRQAGVEVFGVESYEADGQVIITAIESLKALGLSDFQIEIGQTKILQSILDSMAVTTDEKDEIIMLIHNKNFSTLESLLEKLDIDPKTRLILKEIPNLFGTPQGVMESVAALPINDNIKRALEELQQICHMIQAYGFGQYISVDLGMTAPLGYYTGIIFKGFTKDLGTILCSGGRYDRLLMSFGMNCPATGFALLIDQIRKALHLGQQKKKESGPPYYLLVSHEGRHEEVAKEATRLKKTGCIVEVSLLKDPQAIDIYAKRRGVDKIIEIGEKK from the coding sequence ATGGTTTTAGAAAAGGTGTTTTTGCCCGAGGGGGTACAGGATCTACTCATGAAGGACTGCCATCACCGGCGATTGATAGAGGGGCGACTGATGGAGGAATGGGTCAAACAAGGCTATATGGAGGTCAGTAGTCCTACTTTAGAGTATTATGACTTGTTCAGGCAAGGAGAGCAAATGCTCAGGGGAAATAAAATGTTTAAACTAATAGATGCCAAGGGAGATTTACTTGTACTAAGGCCCGATGGCACCCTGCCTATTGCTAGAATGGTAGCCACAAAAATGAAGGATATGGTATATCCCCTTAAGATTTGCTACATACAGGATATTTTTCGACTAGATCAAGAACAAGCCGGAAAGCAAAGGGAATTTAGGCAAGCCGGGGTCGAGGTTTTTGGGGTGGAATCTTATGAAGCTGACGGACAGGTGATTATCACTGCGATTGAAAGTCTTAAGGCCCTAGGTTTGAGTGATTTTCAAATTGAAATAGGACAAACGAAAATATTACAAAGTATATTGGATTCAATGGCAGTTACCACTGATGAAAAAGATGAAATTATCATGCTAATCCATAACAAAAATTTTAGTACCCTGGAGTCTTTATTGGAGAAACTGGACATTGATCCTAAAACACGATTGATTTTAAAGGAGATTCCCAATCTTTTCGGAACTCCCCAGGGGGTAATGGAGTCAGTAGCCGCCCTGCCCATCAATGACAATATAAAACGAGCACTTGAAGAATTACAACAGATTTGTCACATGATACAAGCATATGGATTTGGGCAATATATTTCCGTAGATTTAGGTATGACTGCCCCCTTAGGATATTATACCGGTATTATTTTTAAAGGATTTACAAAGGACTTAGGAACCATCCTTTGTAGTGGGGGACGTTATGACCGATTGCTAATGAGTTTTGGAATGAACTGTCCTGCCACGGGCTTTGCTCTACTCATTGATCAGATCAGAAAGGCACTACATCTCGGACAGCAGAAAAAAAAGGAATCAGGACCTCCCTATTACTTATTGGTAAGCCATGAAGGACGTCATGAGGAAGTGGCAAAGGAAGCAACGCGGTTGAAGAAAACAGGCTGTATTGTGGAGGTAAGCCTACTAAAGGACCCCCAGGCCATTGACATCTATGCTAAGCGAAGAGGCGTAGATAAAATTATTGAAATAGGAGAGAAAAAATAG
- a CDS encoding nickel-dependent lactate racemase family protein: MKPIGLAYGRKEVLLGLPEKTLVQVLEGKPNGHEKTEEAIIVEALSNPMGTDRLQDIVKAGQRVCLVISDVTRAWQKMSLYLPYIVEELNQAGILDENIIFLCATGSHRKQSREEHKLLLGEELALRFQVIDHDCRDESNLVDLGKTSFGTPVQINRIAMDCDHIIITGAIVYHDLVGWGGGKKSILPGIAGYQSIMGNHGLSLSHIEGAGTHPHVKSGNIVQNPLHEDMLEAAGIVNPSFLFNVMMDEAGNIGNAVAGHFEGAHEVGRKLVSESDGIFINEKADLVIASAGGFPKDMNLYQASKALSNGKEALKPGGTMILLCQCEEGFGHPEVQEIITGFESNLARETELRRNYTIAKYAGFLVTEIAAKYKVILVSEIDPVLLEAANIKVVSTLESALKLVGGIQDAILKTYVIPKAANVLPIVASDSN; this comes from the coding sequence ATGAAACCTATCGGATTGGCATACGGTCGAAAAGAAGTATTATTGGGGTTACCGGAAAAAACCCTAGTGCAAGTATTGGAAGGCAAGCCCAATGGGCATGAAAAAACTGAAGAAGCCATTATTGTAGAGGCTTTGAGCAATCCCATGGGAACCGATAGATTGCAGGATATTGTGAAGGCAGGACAGCGGGTATGCCTTGTGATTTCCGATGTCACAAGAGCTTGGCAGAAAATGAGTCTGTATCTTCCTTATATCGTTGAAGAACTAAACCAAGCGGGAATCCTAGATGAAAATATTATTTTTCTCTGTGCAACCGGTTCTCATCGAAAACAATCAAGAGAAGAACATAAACTGCTTTTAGGAGAAGAACTAGCGCTGCGCTTTCAGGTGATCGATCATGACTGCAGAGATGAGAGTAATCTAGTTGATCTGGGGAAGACAAGCTTTGGAACCCCAGTTCAAATCAATCGAATTGCCATGGATTGTGATCATATTATTATAACCGGAGCCATTGTATACCACGATTTAGTTGGCTGGGGAGGGGGCAAAAAATCAATCCTTCCTGGAATTGCGGGGTATCAGTCCATTATGGGTAACCATGGATTATCCTTAAGTCATATAGAGGGTGCGGGAACCCATCCCCATGTCAAGAGTGGGAATATTGTCCAAAATCCATTGCATGAGGATATGTTAGAAGCTGCCGGTATTGTCAATCCTTCCTTTTTATTTAATGTGATGATGGATGAGGCAGGTAACATTGGAAATGCCGTTGCAGGGCATTTTGAAGGGGCCCATGAAGTAGGACGAAAGCTAGTCAGTGAAAGTGATGGTATATTTATTAATGAAAAGGCAGATTTGGTTATTGCTTCTGCAGGTGGATTTCCCAAGGATATGAACCTATATCAAGCTTCTAAGGCTTTAAGTAATGGTAAGGAAGCCCTTAAGCCAGGTGGAACAATGATATTGTTATGTCAGTGTGAGGAAGGCTTTGGACATCCTGAGGTTCAAGAAATCATCACTGGTTTTGAAAGTAACCTAGCCCGTGAAACGGAATTGAGAAGAAATTATACCATTGCAAAATATGCTGGTTTTTTAGTCACTGAAATTGCTGCTAAATATAAAGTGATACTGGTGTCTGAAATTGATCCAGTACTGCTAGAGGCAGCCAATATTAAAGTAGTGAGCACCCTAGAATCGGCATTAAAGTTAGTTGGTGGAATACAAGATGCAATCTTAAAAACCTATGTGATTCCTAAGGCGGCAAATGTATTGCCTATAGTAGCCAGTGATTCTAATTAA
- a CDS encoding homoserine dehydrogenase gives MIKLGKIKIALLGMGTVGTGVWQIVHENKEEILRSCGYEIEVSKILVRDLEKKRNADIPQSLLTTNYEEIVNDKEIEIVVELMGGIEPAKGYIMKAIENKKHVVTANKALIASHGDEIIEKAKEKKVIIQYEASVGGGIPVLQAIKEGLSGNKIQEVMGIVNGTTNYILTKMTKEKVDFETVLKEAQDKGYAEADPTADIEGYDAAHKLTILASLSFGSNVNFDSVYREGITKITPLDIEYADELGYAIKLLAIGKEKDNEMELRVHPTFIPLSHPLAAVGDAFNAVFLKGNAVGELMFYGKGAGDLPTGSAVVGDMISIIKNKCNLADESLKTVDKKPNKSVKPMSEINCEYYIRVMVKDRPAVLGKIASLIGDSGVSLSTVIQKGEGDPSVSLVFITHRTNEGNIKRALDAIIAVPEVVELANLIRVENS, from the coding sequence ATGATAAAATTGGGGAAAATAAAAATTGCTTTGCTAGGAATGGGAACAGTGGGAACCGGAGTATGGCAGATTGTACATGAGAATAAAGAAGAGATATTGAGAAGCTGTGGCTATGAAATTGAGGTCTCAAAAATTTTAGTGAGGGATTTAGAAAAAAAGAGAAATGCAGATATTCCACAGTCATTATTGACAACAAACTATGAAGAGATTGTCAATGATAAAGAGATCGAAATCGTGGTAGAGCTCATGGGAGGCATTGAGCCAGCTAAGGGCTATATTATGAAGGCCATTGAAAATAAAAAACATGTGGTGACGGCCAACAAAGCATTAATCGCATCCCATGGAGATGAAATCATAGAAAAAGCAAAAGAGAAAAAGGTGATAATCCAATATGAAGCCAGTGTTGGTGGGGGAATTCCAGTTCTACAGGCAATCAAAGAGGGGTTATCAGGCAATAAAATTCAAGAAGTCATGGGAATTGTCAATGGCACAACCAATTATATTTTAACAAAAATGACCAAAGAAAAAGTGGATTTTGAAACGGTATTAAAAGAAGCCCAAGATAAGGGTTATGCAGAAGCAGATCCAACTGCAGATATTGAAGGCTATGATGCAGCACATAAATTAACGATTTTGGCCTCCTTATCCTTTGGATCAAATGTTAACTTTGATAGTGTCTACCGAGAGGGGATCACAAAAATCACACCCTTAGATATTGAATATGCAGATGAATTGGGATATGCCATTAAGCTTTTGGCCATAGGCAAGGAAAAGGACAACGAAATGGAATTGAGAGTTCACCCAACATTTATCCCTTTATCCCATCCATTAGCAGCGGTGGGGGATGCTTTCAATGCAGTCTTTTTAAAGGGCAATGCAGTAGGTGAATTAATGTTTTATGGAAAGGGTGCTGGGGATTTACCAACTGGAAGTGCGGTTGTGGGAGATATGATATCCATTATTAAAAACAAATGTAATTTAGCTGATGAATCCTTGAAAACAGTAGACAAAAAGCCAAATAAGTCTGTGAAGCCTATGTCCGAAATAAATTGTGAATACTATATTCGTGTCATGGTGAAGGATCGACCTGCGGTGTTGGGAAAAATCGCCTCATTAATAGGAGATAGTGGTGTCAGCTTATCCACAGTGATTCAAAAGGGGGAAGGGGACCCTTCTGTATCCCTTGTCTTTATTACACATCGAACAAATGAAGGTAATATAAAGCGAGCCTTAGATGCGATTATAGCAGTCCCTGAGGTAGTAGAGCTTGCCAACCTAATTCGTGTGGAGAATAGCTAG
- the thrC gene encoding threonine synthase, which yields MWEGIISKYSSYFGVADGEKVITLNEGNTPLIAAENIGEMLGGIKLYLKYEGLNPTGSFKDRGMTMAVSKAVEAGSKAIICASTGNTSAAAAAYAAKAGIQCFVLIPNKKIALGKLSQAVIYGAKIIPVEGNFDDALRIVQEIAAEGRVTLVNSVNPYRLIGQRSGAYEVCEQLEGEIDYLSIPVGNAGNISAYWAGFKDYFEAGKLKKLPVMLGFQAEGAAPIVENRIFENPETVATAIRIGNPASWEKAVAARDDSKGLIDKVTDEEILSAQRLLASKEGIFVEPASAASVAGVIQLSKKGYFKKGQKVVCVLTGNGLKDPSVVDVEKELKVYGVHTEEIKILINECLGGE from the coding sequence ATGTGGGAAGGTATCATATCAAAATATAGCAGTTATTTTGGCGTAGCAGATGGGGAAAAGGTCATTACGTTAAATGAAGGAAATACACCTTTAATTGCAGCAGAGAATATAGGAGAGATGCTAGGAGGCATCAAATTATATCTGAAATATGAAGGATTAAATCCAACGGGATCCTTTAAGGACAGAGGGATGACCATGGCGGTTTCTAAGGCTGTGGAAGCAGGAAGCAAAGCCATTATCTGTGCGTCAACTGGAAATACATCAGCGGCAGCGGCAGCCTATGCTGCAAAGGCTGGTATACAATGTTTTGTATTAATTCCTAATAAAAAAATTGCACTTGGAAAGCTTTCACAGGCCGTTATTTATGGAGCTAAGATCATACCTGTAGAGGGGAACTTTGATGATGCCCTACGGATTGTACAGGAGATTGCGGCTGAAGGAAGGGTGACTCTAGTGAATTCAGTTAACCCCTATCGTTTAATTGGTCAAAGATCAGGGGCTTATGAGGTTTGTGAGCAATTAGAGGGGGAAATTGACTATTTATCTATTCCTGTAGGGAATGCAGGTAATATCTCTGCCTACTGGGCAGGGTTTAAAGATTACTTTGAAGCAGGGAAACTGAAAAAGTTACCTGTCATGCTAGGATTTCAGGCTGAGGGGGCTGCACCTATCGTTGAAAATCGAATTTTCGAAAATCCGGAGACTGTTGCAACGGCCATTCGAATTGGGAACCCTGCCAGCTGGGAAAAGGCAGTGGCTGCCCGGGATGATTCCAAAGGACTGATAGATAAGGTAACTGATGAAGAAATATTAAGTGCCCAAAGACTCTTAGCATCAAAGGAAGGGATTTTTGTTGAGCCAGCCTCTGCTGCCAGTGTAGCTGGGGTCATTCAACTTAGCAAAAAAGGTTATTTTAAAAAGGGTCAAAAAGTCGTATGCGTGTTGACGGGGAATGGGTTAAAGGATCCCTCTGTAGTAGATGTGGAGAAGGAACTCAAGGTCTATGGCGTACATACGGAGGAAATAAAAATACTCATTAATGAATGTTTAGGAGGAGAGTAA
- a CDS encoding HPr family phosphocarrier protein translates to MCRGEVVLTNELGLHARAASAFIKESSKYKCEIKILKDNNEYNGKSIISILGMGAVTGDSITIICDGSDEKKALETLIQLVKNQFHE, encoded by the coding sequence ATGTGTAGGGGAGAGGTCGTATTAACAAATGAATTGGGATTGCATGCAAGGGCTGCAAGTGCATTTATTAAAGAATCGTCAAAGTACAAGTGTGAAATAAAAATTCTCAAAGACAATAATGAGTATAATGGAAAGAGTATTATTAGTATATTGGGTATGGGGGCTGTAACTGGTGATTCAATTACGATCATTTGTGATGGTAGTGATGAAAAAAAAGCCCTAGAGACTTTAATCCAGCTGGTAAAAAATCAATTTCATGAGTAA
- the hisC gene encoding histidinol-phosphate transaminase yields MVRKSIEKLQPYEPNEIYCDIKLDANENNGATMLWNEKIAKALMGLQINQYPDTNAEEIKGILGRQLGVQKDQLVIGCGSDQLITMLFNAFVDSKDRILTLSPTFSMYRVACDIAGGITVEAPLGKDFEFDYFTFIKAVKKVEPKMIFLTNPNNPTGGVISREHIIKIIENTTAVVVVDEAYYEFYGETVADLVNYYSNLIVLRTLSKGYGLAGARIGYSISNKTVTRVLKKVKPPYNVSSLDQIAAKVCLENKVLLQESLREVIEERENLIAALESVDEIKTFKTKGNFVLIEVEEAKLLFNYLTETGIAVRYFGGQGPLKNCIRISVGTKEENRVLMKAVKGYFIKKTESLASGVSA; encoded by the coding sequence TTGGTTAGAAAAAGTATTGAGAAGTTACAGCCCTACGAACCTAATGAAATTTATTGTGATATCAAACTCGATGCCAATGAAAATAATGGTGCCACCATGCTCTGGAACGAAAAAATTGCCAAGGCCCTTATGGGATTACAGATTAATCAGTATCCTGACACTAATGCAGAAGAGATTAAAGGGATTCTAGGAAGACAACTGGGGGTTCAAAAGGATCAATTGGTCATTGGTTGTGGTTCTGATCAACTGATTACCATGCTATTCAATGCATTTGTGGATTCTAAAGATCGAATTTTAACCCTATCCCCTACTTTTAGTATGTACAGGGTTGCCTGTGACATTGCTGGAGGCATAACGGTGGAAGCGCCCCTAGGCAAGGATTTTGAATTTGATTATTTTACATTCATTAAGGCAGTAAAAAAAGTAGAACCAAAGATGATCTTTTTAACCAATCCTAATAATCCAACCGGAGGGGTTATTTCAAGAGAACATATCATCAAAATAATTGAGAACACAACAGCTGTGGTGGTGGTGGATGAGGCCTATTATGAATTTTATGGAGAGACAGTGGCGGACTTGGTCAACTACTATTCAAACTTAATTGTTTTAAGGACACTGTCCAAGGGCTATGGATTGGCAGGGGCTAGAATTGGTTATTCCATAAGCAATAAAACAGTAACCAGGGTGTTGAAGAAGGTGAAACCACCCTATAATGTCAGTAGCCTAGACCAAATCGCTGCAAAGGTATGTCTGGAAAATAAAGTTTTATTGCAGGAAAGCCTAAGGGAAGTCATTGAAGAACGAGAGAATTTGATAGCGGCATTGGAATCCGTTGACGAAATTAAAACATTTAAAACCAAAGGGAATTTTGTTTTGATAGAGGTAGAAGAGGCAAAATTATTATTCAACTATTTAACAGAAACCGGTATTGCGGTACGTTACTTTGGTGGACAGGGCCCATTGAAGAATTGTATTCGAATTTCCGTGGGAACAAAGGAAGAAAATCGGGTTTTGATGAAGGCAGTTAAGGGTTATTTTATTAAAAAAACTGAATCCTTGGCGTCGGGAGTCAGTGCATAA
- a CDS encoding MgtC/SapB family protein → MISIGETILRLVLSALTGGLVGMEREANNRPAGLRTHVLVTLGSTLIMLISMYGFDGLGVDGQGGEPARLAAQVVSGIGFLGAGTILRTGNNISGLTTAASIWVCGGIGLAIGSGYYIGGLTTAGIVFFTLKSLGLVENKLFKKKYKSLILQCRERPGLVGDIGHLLGKNNIIIKDIKVINEYDQYDEYDESNSIEIHFMVKIPSKFYGEKFFEELLDINGIRDAMWDGTSKVYNVKRSVK, encoded by the coding sequence ATGATAAGTATAGGTGAAACGATTTTAAGACTCGTTCTTTCTGCACTGACTGGTGGACTGGTGGGAATGGAGAGGGAAGCCAACAATCGACCTGCTGGACTGAGGACCCATGTATTAGTTACATTGGGTTCAACATTGATCATGCTTATATCCATGTATGGCTTTGATGGATTGGGGGTAGATGGTCAAGGAGGAGAGCCTGCAAGGTTAGCGGCACAAGTCGTAAGTGGTATCGGATTTTTAGGGGCAGGTACAATTCTACGTACGGGGAATAACATTAGTGGACTGACGACAGCAGCAAGTATCTGGGTATGTGGTGGAATTGGATTAGCCATAGGCAGTGGATATTATATTGGGGGATTAACCACTGCAGGGATTGTTTTTTTTACGCTTAAAAGTCTAGGATTAGTTGAAAACAAGCTTTTCAAAAAGAAATACAAGTCATTGATTCTACAATGTAGAGAAAGACCTGGATTAGTTGGGGACATTGGACACTTATTAGGAAAGAATAATATTATTATAAAGGATATCAAAGTGATTAATGAATATGACCAATACGATGAATACGATGAAAGTAATTCTATTGAAATTCATTTTATGGTCAAAATACCTTCGAAATTTTATGGTGAAAAGTTCTTTGAAGAGCTCCTGGATATCAATGGAATTCGTGATGCCATGTGGGATGGGACATCGAAAGTATATAATGTAAAAAGAAGTGTTAAATAG
- the hisG gene encoding ATP phosphoribosyltransferase, with amino-acid sequence MNVIKIALAKGRLADQSVKLLESIGIDCGPLLDKGRKLIVALPKDHLEVVFVKAPDVPTYVEHGAVDMGIVGKDVLLEANKQLYEVLDLQFGKCKFSVAGSTSMENYPTPHMRVATKYPNIAKNFFQSKGQSVEIIKQEGSVELAPMVGLADVIVDIVETGNTLRENGLMVFEDIVEISARLVLNQVSYKTKHQEIRGLIDRIAEKTGK; translated from the coding sequence ATGAATGTGATTAAAATTGCATTAGCTAAAGGACGGCTTGCGGATCAATCAGTAAAATTATTGGAGTCCATTGGAATCGATTGTGGGCCATTGTTAGATAAGGGAAGAAAGCTGATTGTGGCACTTCCTAAGGATCATTTGGAAGTGGTTTTTGTGAAGGCTCCCGATGTACCCACATACGTGGAGCATGGGGCTGTGGACATGGGGATTGTGGGAAAGGATGTTCTGCTGGAGGCCAATAAACAGCTTTATGAGGTATTGGATTTACAGTTTGGGAAATGTAAATTTTCAGTAGCGGGAAGTACTTCTATGGAAAATTACCCTACACCACATATGCGAGTGGCCACAAAGTATCCTAATATAGCCAAGAATTTCTTTCAATCTAAGGGACAATCGGTGGAGATTATTAAGCAAGAGGGTTCTGTAGAGTTAGCGCCCATGGTAGGCTTGGCCGATGTTATTGTGGACATAGTAGAAACAGGGAACACCCTTAGGGAAAATGGGCTTATGGTTTTTGAAGATATTGTTGAGATTAGTGCCAGATTAGTATTGAACCAAGTAAGTTATAAAACAAAACATCAGGAAATACGAGGATTGATTGATCGGATTGCTGAAAAAACAGGAAAGTAA
- a CDS encoding ACT domain-containing protein yields the protein MFILIQQMYTVDKQKGGVMMERDGGTHYIVNEKALPIVLLKTVEAKELLKKGEVVTIHEAVDRVGMSRSAYYKYKDYIFPLYEMNKGKIITMHLILKHLPGILSEVLNQIAESEASVLTINQSIPAHGIANISVALETRQMTINIEELILKMEQIKGVQKINILAQE from the coding sequence ATGTTCATATTGATTCAACAAATGTACACTGTAGATAAACAAAAGGGAGGTGTAATGATGGAGCGTGATGGGGGTACCCATTATATTGTTAACGAAAAAGCACTGCCGATCGTACTCTTAAAGACCGTGGAAGCAAAGGAATTACTAAAAAAAGGTGAGGTCGTGACCATCCATGAAGCAGTGGACCGGGTAGGCATGAGTCGCAGTGCCTACTACAAGTATAAGGACTACATCTTCCCTCTTTATGAAATGAATAAGGGGAAAATCATTACAATGCATTTGATATTAAAACATCTTCCAGGTATTTTATCCGAGGTACTAAACCAAATAGCGGAGTCTGAGGCTAGTGTTTTAACCATTAACCAAAGTATTCCTGCCCATGGAATCGCCAATATTTCCGTAGCATTAGAAACGAGACAGATGACAATCAATATTGAAGAGTTAATTTTAAAGATGGAACAAATAAAAGGAGTGCAGAAAATCAATATACTTGCACAGGAGTAG